A genomic window from Rhizobium sp. 007 includes:
- a CDS encoding FAD-binding oxidoreductase, whose amino-acid sequence MPKADSAVISSGQSCVSLLIAGGGIMGLWAAVHAERLGIDTLLVDAGELGQGASGGLLGALMPHSPDKWNAKKQFQFDALVSLETEISAIEAATGLSTGYRRSGRIIPLPKPHLRKIALTHSADAETHWHRHGSSFHWHVADAPPVAGWIDPAAGASGFVHDTLAARVAPRTLVAALVAFLRQAKRVSIIENATVGGLEPERGIADAGGRTIAFGRCIVAAGHQSFPLLQRFTPGLERPLGQPVKGQAALLKAEIDPAFPTIFRDGLYIIAHEGGHAAIGSTSEDRFDNPNTTDAQLDSLIEAAREMAPVLGEAPVVERWAGLRPKAIDRDPMIGPHPMYPKLIALTGGFKVSFGLAHRLAEAAVHMADGRSAPFALPESFAFSSHITAASR is encoded by the coding sequence ATGCCTAAAGCCGATAGTGCGGTCATCTCCTCCGGTCAATCGTGCGTCAGTCTGCTGATTGCCGGCGGCGGCATCATGGGGCTGTGGGCGGCGGTTCATGCCGAGCGACTTGGCATCGACACGCTCCTCGTCGATGCAGGCGAATTGGGGCAGGGTGCGAGCGGCGGGCTGCTCGGCGCGCTGATGCCGCATTCGCCGGACAAATGGAATGCCAAGAAGCAGTTCCAGTTCGATGCGCTGGTTTCCCTCGAAACCGAGATCTCTGCGATCGAAGCTGCCACCGGCCTTTCCACCGGCTACCGCCGATCCGGCCGCATCATCCCGCTGCCGAAGCCGCATCTGCGCAAGATCGCGCTTACTCATTCCGCCGATGCCGAAACACACTGGCATCGGCACGGCAGCAGCTTCCATTGGCATGTCGCAGATGCTCCGCCGGTTGCAGGCTGGATCGACCCTGCCGCCGGTGCGAGCGGCTTCGTGCACGACACGCTCGCTGCCCGCGTCGCACCCCGCACGCTGGTCGCCGCTCTTGTCGCCTTTCTGAGGCAGGCAAAGCGTGTGAGCATTATCGAGAATGCTACAGTTGGCGGTCTCGAACCGGAACGCGGGATCGCCGACGCCGGTGGGAGAACAATCGCCTTCGGCCGCTGCATCGTCGCGGCAGGTCACCAGTCATTTCCACTTCTGCAGCGGTTCACGCCCGGATTGGAAAGGCCGCTCGGCCAACCGGTCAAGGGGCAGGCGGCGCTGTTGAAGGCCGAGATCGATCCCGCCTTTCCCACCATCTTCCGCGACGGCCTCTATATCATTGCTCATGAGGGCGGCCATGCTGCGATCGGCAGCACCAGCGAGGACCGTTTTGACAATCCCAATACGACCGATGCTCAACTCGACTCTCTGATCGAAGCGGCGCGCGAGATGGCCCCCGTGCTTGGCGAGGCGCCGGTCGTCGAGCGCTGGGCCGGCCTTCGTCCGAAGGCGATCGACCGCGATCCGATGATCGGTCCGCATCCGATGTATCCGAAGCTCATCGCCTTGACCGGCGGCTTCAAGGTCAGCTTCGGCCTTGCCCACCGTCTTGCCGAAGCTGCCGTACATATGGCCGACGGCCGTTCCGCACCTTTCGCCCTGCCGGAAAGTTTCGCGTTTTCGAGCCATATCACGGCTGCTTCACGTTAA
- the mnmD gene encoding tRNA (5-methylaminomethyl-2-thiouridine)(34)-methyltransferase MnmD, with translation MTEIDPDQIGSTSQPLEWRDGDMPYSRAFGDHFYCQTDGRLECGHVFLAGNGLPERWTGKDNFRIGELGFGTGLNFAETWRQWKAHRQSGQHLNFISFELYPMRPQEIGRALSHWPQIDAERQALTVLWPGQPQGTVTLALDEQTTLSVVCSAAIDGVAAAEPGFDAWYLDGFAPSRNPDMWSEELMRLICEKTLSGGSFATYAAAGFVRRNLMAAGFAVERRKGFAGKREMLCGVKP, from the coding sequence ATGACAGAGATTGATCCCGATCAGATTGGCAGCACGAGCCAACCGCTCGAATGGCGCGACGGCGATATGCCCTATTCGCGGGCCTTTGGCGACCATTTTTATTGCCAGACGGACGGGCGGCTCGAATGCGGTCACGTCTTTCTGGCGGGCAACGGCCTGCCGGAACGGTGGACCGGCAAGGACAATTTCCGCATTGGAGAGTTGGGGTTCGGCACCGGGCTGAACTTCGCGGAAACATGGCGGCAATGGAAAGCGCATCGCCAAAGCGGCCAACATCTGAACTTCATTTCCTTCGAGCTTTACCCGATGCGTCCGCAGGAGATCGGTCGCGCACTTTCGCACTGGCCGCAAATCGACGCCGAGCGGCAGGCGCTAACGGTGCTGTGGCCCGGCCAGCCGCAAGGCACCGTGACGCTTGCATTAGACGAGCAGACGACTTTGAGCGTTGTCTGCAGCGCGGCAATCGATGGCGTTGCGGCCGCCGAACCCGGCTTCGACGCCTGGTATCTCGATGGTTTCGCGCCGTCGCGCAACCCCGACATGTGGTCGGAAGAGCTGATGCGGCTCATCTGCGAGAAGACCCTCTCTGGAGGAAGCTTCGCGACCTATGCCGCGGCAGGCTTCGTCAGGCGCAATCTGATGGCGGCGGGATTTGCGGTCGAGCGGCGCAAGGGTTTCGCCGGCAAGCGCGAGATGCTCTGCGGCGTAAAACCCTAG